A genomic stretch from Marinimicrobium sp. C6131 includes:
- a CDS encoding DNA-J related domain-containing protein: protein MTEHTQQLPDEGERNPLIDPVRELLQAAQGVAQTEFTLIKGLKAQGLVDRDYSFHPLTLFRVHFQVFNALHRLQTEFARRGQALVISPLAIYLRPLADGESARAVSEAESGALREFYLDWSYYDNATEETVVELLAGFWKRMAQGAAPTDRERAEALATLELADPVTREEIKQRYRRLAMDHHPDRGGSERRLQQINAAMAVLGRGR, encoded by the coding sequence ATGACTGAACACACTCAACAACTGCCCGATGAAGGGGAGCGCAATCCGCTGATCGACCCCGTTCGTGAGCTGCTGCAGGCCGCGCAGGGGGTAGCCCAGACCGAGTTTACCCTGATCAAAGGCCTGAAAGCCCAAGGGCTGGTGGATCGGGATTACAGCTTTCACCCGTTGACGCTGTTCCGGGTGCACTTCCAGGTGTTTAACGCCCTGCATCGGTTGCAGACGGAGTTCGCCCGGCGGGGGCAGGCGCTGGTGATTTCGCCCCTGGCGATCTATCTGCGGCCCCTGGCGGACGGGGAGAGTGCCCGGGCGGTGTCCGAGGCGGAGTCGGGCGCACTGCGCGAGTTTTACCTGGACTGGTCGTATTACGACAATGCTACCGAGGAGACGGTGGTGGAGTTGCTGGCGGGTTTCTGGAAACGCATGGCGCAGGGCGCGGCTCCCACAGACCGGGAGCGAGCAGAAGCGCTGGCGACCCTGGAGTTGGCGGATCCGGTGACCCGGGAGGAAATCAAGCAGCGTTACCGCCGTCTGGCGATGGACCATCACCCCGATCGGGGCGGCTCCGAGCGGCGTCTGCAACAGATCAATGCCGCCATGGCGGTGCTTGGGCGGGGCCGCTAG
- a CDS encoding methyltransferase codes for MSDSASQWLMEQIQTDPGLDSLWCLDEHAQSESVPSNRSIRVITNRWDQAERTRKAGLDTHFSDFDFSPWANDTLDRVFYRVSKEKPVVHHVINEAGRCLKPGGELVICGHKTEGTKTYIDKAAAYLGVQEKAKKAGQLYVARLRRLEHLNQPLDDSDYTSPRAIFTEDGVEFFSKPGLFGWHKRDKGSALLWEQAAPRLRRSGATSLLDLGCGYGYLGLMTHRLPLQRRVLTDNNAAALAMASYNAERNSVPAEVIGADCGERITDTFDAVLCNPPFHQGFSVSGDLTDRFLRSAYAHLTPTGRAWFVVNRFIPLERKARGLFTHAEVLVDQDGFKVMELCR; via the coding sequence GTGTCTGACAGCGCCTCCCAGTGGCTTATGGAACAGATACAAACGGACCCGGGCCTGGACAGCCTATGGTGTCTGGATGAGCACGCCCAGAGCGAATCCGTGCCCAGCAATCGATCCATCCGCGTCATCACCAACCGATGGGACCAGGCCGAGCGCACTCGTAAAGCCGGTCTGGATACACACTTCAGCGACTTCGATTTCAGCCCCTGGGCCAACGACACTCTGGACCGGGTGTTCTATCGTGTTTCCAAAGAAAAGCCCGTGGTTCACCATGTCATCAATGAGGCCGGGCGTTGCCTGAAACCCGGCGGCGAACTGGTCATATGTGGCCACAAAACCGAAGGGACCAAAACCTATATCGACAAAGCCGCCGCCTACCTGGGCGTGCAAGAGAAAGCCAAAAAAGCCGGCCAACTCTATGTGGCCCGATTGCGCCGACTGGAACACTTGAACCAGCCCCTGGACGACAGCGATTACACCTCCCCTCGCGCGATTTTCACAGAAGACGGCGTCGAGTTTTTCAGTAAGCCCGGACTGTTCGGCTGGCATAAGCGGGACAAGGGTAGCGCCCTGCTCTGGGAGCAGGCAGCACCGCGCCTGCGCCGCAGTGGTGCGACGAGCCTGTTGGACCTGGGGTGTGGCTACGGTTACCTCGGGCTGATGACTCATCGCCTACCCCTGCAGCGGCGGGTACTGACCGACAATAACGCCGCCGCCCTGGCCATGGCCAGCTACAATGCTGAACGCAACAGCGTGCCCGCCGAGGTGATTGGCGCCGACTGTGGCGAGCGCATTACCGACACCTTTGATGCCGTGCTGTGCAACCCGCCCTTTCACCAGGGGTTCAGCGTCAGCGGGGATTTGACGGACCGGTTTTTACGCAGTGCTTACGCCCATCTGACGCCCACGGGTCGAGCCTGGTTTGTGGTGAACCGATTCATTCCTCTTGAACGGAAAGCCCGCGGACTCTTTACTCACGCCGAAGTGCTGGTTGACCAGGACGGCTTCAAAGTGATGGAACTTTGCCGCTGA
- a CDS encoding DUF4389 domain-containing protein, producing the protein MDTESLKTNVTSGKHWLRLVYMLLFAVLLYVAGLVMGVVIVLQFLFALLTGSPNGNLRQFGESLALYIYRVLEFLTYSRDDKPFPFSDWPDATVPSSSTAPSSTAPRRKTRPRAAAASSNDKSAPNKEDQNNTGDDHPRN; encoded by the coding sequence ATGGACACAGAATCTCTGAAAACCAATGTGACATCGGGCAAGCACTGGCTGCGGCTGGTCTACATGCTGCTGTTTGCCGTACTGCTCTATGTGGCCGGGCTGGTCATGGGGGTCGTGATCGTCCTGCAGTTCCTGTTTGCACTGTTGACCGGAAGCCCCAATGGCAATCTGCGTCAGTTCGGGGAGTCGCTGGCGCTGTACATTTACCGGGTGCTGGAATTTCTCACCTACAGTCGCGACGACAAGCCGTTTCCGTTCAGTGACTGGCCGGACGCAACTGTTCCCTCTTCCTCAACAGCGCCTTCTTCAACAGCGCCGCGTCGCAAAACCAGGCCCCGGGCGGCGGCCGCGTCGTCGAATGACAAGTCTGCTCCGAACAAAGAAGACCAGAATAATACCGGCGACGATCATCCGCGTAATTGA
- the sixA gene encoding phosphohistidine phosphatase SixA: MKTLFIMRHGQAQAKASSDAERPLTARGAADVERVTNALSAELSELDQLWVSPYRRARQTAAIVNQVLGRGAEPVVTELLTPDADLEALCAQLQVCEEEHVLLVSHMPLVGDLIHYLTGAEPGRYPMGTASVACLTMDVVAAGVGELRWLRHRDD, translated from the coding sequence ATGAAAACCCTGTTCATAATGCGCCATGGCCAGGCTCAGGCCAAGGCGTCATCCGATGCCGAGCGGCCCTTGACCGCCCGGGGAGCGGCCGACGTTGAGCGGGTCACCAATGCGCTGAGCGCGGAGTTATCCGAGCTGGATCAGCTATGGGTCAGTCCCTACCGTCGGGCCCGGCAGACCGCCGCGATTGTCAATCAGGTGTTGGGCCGCGGTGCGGAGCCGGTCGTGACCGAATTACTGACTCCCGATGCGGATCTGGAAGCGCTGTGTGCGCAACTGCAAGTGTGCGAAGAAGAGCATGTGTTGTTGGTGAGCCATATGCCGTTGGTGGGTGACCTGATTCACTATCTGACCGGTGCCGAGCCGGGCCGTTACCCGATGGGGACGGCCTCCGTCGCCTGTCTGACCATGGATGTGGTCGCGGCCGGTGTTGGAGAGCTGCGCTGGCTGCGCCACCGGGACGACTGA
- a CDS encoding lipase family protein, which translates to MSSELQPTFASELTRDVYGVTSEITFSDFTQAYKSDMALSSSNAVSGVTGGYIIKKRQTVAIFSKGKGKHKNEAFVLFKGTSSLYDALTDLNAGIKTSHTGTPIHQGFYYAFDSVLNDLKKFIGELKGVSMIHCLGHSLGGALASLAADWIRARSSLPVKLYTFGSPRVGLDMFARKCTSRLSSNNIYRAYHRTDPVAMVPTWPFTHVPTQDVDYRIQSPVAAIPWEYHKIKRYVDSANDARSWEVLKNNRPQGYLDNTIERWLESDGLVSFSARSLELVNAALMYVCKKVLHATGVALVVAGSTTLTLMDRLAIFLHKAIEVSSDVSGWVFHLVKKMASLIGITVVEGTSLTISFMRAVFLRLQQRIASMVQSAGRDLR; encoded by the coding sequence ATGTCTTCAGAACTACAACCCACATTCGCTTCGGAACTGACTCGCGATGTCTATGGCGTCACTTCTGAAATAACGTTCAGCGATTTTACTCAAGCTTATAAGTCGGATATGGCGCTATCCTCTTCAAACGCGGTAAGCGGAGTAACCGGTGGGTACATTATCAAAAAGCGCCAAACAGTCGCCATTTTTTCGAAGGGCAAAGGCAAGCACAAAAATGAGGCCTTCGTTCTTTTCAAAGGCACATCGAGCCTCTACGACGCGCTGACCGATCTCAATGCCGGAATAAAGACATCGCATACCGGCACCCCGATTCACCAGGGGTTTTACTACGCTTTCGATTCCGTACTGAACGACCTGAAGAAATTCATTGGCGAACTGAAGGGCGTATCCATGATTCATTGTCTCGGGCACAGCCTTGGCGGTGCCCTGGCCTCCCTCGCCGCTGACTGGATACGCGCCCGCTCTTCCCTGCCCGTCAAGCTCTACACCTTCGGGAGCCCGCGGGTTGGGCTGGACATGTTCGCCCGAAAGTGTACATCTCGCCTGAGTTCCAACAACATATACCGGGCCTACCACCGCACCGATCCCGTCGCGATGGTACCAACCTGGCCGTTCACTCACGTCCCGACCCAGGATGTGGACTATCGGATTCAATCCCCGGTCGCCGCCATCCCCTGGGAATACCATAAAATCAAGCGCTACGTGGATTCAGCCAACGACGCACGCTCCTGGGAGGTGCTCAAAAACAACCGTCCCCAGGGTTACCTGGACAACACGATTGAACGGTGGCTGGAATCCGATGGACTCGTATCCTTCAGCGCCCGCTCACTCGAACTGGTGAATGCCGCATTGATGTACGTCTGTAAAAAAGTGCTCCACGCCACGGGTGTCGCATTAGTGGTGGCGGGCTCAACGACTTTGACACTGATGGACCGGCTGGCAATTTTTCTGCACAAGGCCATAGAAGTATCATCCGATGTGAGTGGCTGGGTGTTCCATCTGGTCAAAAAAATGGCGTCACTGATTGGCATCACGGTGGTGGAGGGAACCAGCCTGACCATCAGCTTTATGCGTGCCGTCTTTCTACGCCTCCAGCAACGTATTGCGAGCATGGTGCAGAGCGCGGGACGCGACCTGCGGTAA
- a CDS encoding alpha/beta fold hydrolase — protein sequence MRNTVWIVALGLGLAAVFSAYWFDGLPANPDTPRATGTGPEDTANGAAGYELRFRRCDFQSHWRREVRCADLLTPVYRSRVGDQRFRLPVVILRSNASSRRDDPVIYLPGGPGGSAGLDRDGVEFWQSWQDYSHLQRDLILMDRRGVGQSRPALTCPEYDAYSERIVSQRIAPEREAREAAELLQTCFARLEAAGHFHPDQFGTRQSAADLVALMRLLPYEQFNLIGVSYGTRLALAAAAPDDEGVPPVRTLVLDSLYPPDQGGLISWPGVVTESIERFIRWCEGREGCAESVPDLEALLMQALATLKEAPLELSVESWYRTERIDVVLDDNRLLTTVFSAMYHRNDWPMIAEALQGVVNAQPERVVPLVESFINQALDGSLSSLTYMAVDCFDHTLGTEAAYNAELARYPRYAAYMDRWDSYVCRWLGSADQPLPPLEPPAAPTLILAGELDPVTPAQWARDVARRWPDAQLHIADDVGHSVIWSDTCAEAALGRFLDHPERDWVPECIAENEK from the coding sequence ATGCGCAACACCGTGTGGATAGTGGCACTGGGCTTGGGGCTCGCGGCGGTGTTCAGCGCCTACTGGTTCGACGGCCTTCCCGCCAACCCGGATACGCCCCGCGCGACGGGAACCGGTCCGGAAGATACCGCGAACGGCGCGGCAGGCTATGAGCTACGCTTCCGCCGCTGTGACTTTCAGAGCCACTGGCGCAGGGAGGTGCGCTGCGCGGACCTGCTGACTCCGGTCTACCGGAGCCGGGTGGGCGATCAGCGGTTCCGCTTGCCCGTGGTCATTCTCCGCTCCAACGCCTCGTCGCGGCGGGATGATCCGGTCATCTATTTGCCGGGCGGCCCGGGAGGCTCGGCGGGGCTGGACAGAGACGGCGTTGAATTCTGGCAGTCCTGGCAGGACTACAGCCACCTGCAGAGAGACCTGATTTTGATGGATCGGCGCGGGGTAGGACAAAGCCGGCCCGCGTTAACCTGCCCGGAATACGATGCCTATAGTGAACGGATCGTCAGTCAGCGTATCGCTCCGGAACGTGAAGCTCGTGAAGCGGCGGAGCTTCTGCAAACCTGCTTTGCCCGGTTGGAAGCGGCCGGGCACTTTCACCCGGATCAGTTTGGAACCCGGCAAAGTGCCGCGGATCTGGTGGCGCTGATGCGTCTGCTGCCCTACGAGCAGTTCAACCTCATCGGTGTGTCCTATGGCACGCGTCTCGCCCTGGCGGCCGCCGCACCGGATGACGAAGGGGTACCGCCGGTACGGACGCTGGTGCTGGACTCTCTCTATCCCCCCGATCAGGGAGGGTTGATCAGTTGGCCCGGCGTGGTGACCGAGAGTATCGAACGTTTTATTCGTTGGTGTGAAGGGCGCGAAGGGTGCGCCGAATCGGTACCAGATCTGGAAGCGTTACTGATGCAGGCGCTCGCGACGCTCAAGGAAGCGCCCCTGGAGTTATCCGTGGAGAGTTGGTACCGGACGGAACGCATTGACGTAGTACTGGATGATAATCGGTTGCTCACCACTGTGTTCAGCGCCATGTACCACCGGAACGACTGGCCAATGATTGCCGAAGCACTCCAGGGCGTTGTGAACGCTCAGCCTGAACGCGTGGTCCCGCTGGTGGAGTCCTTTATCAATCAGGCGCTGGATGGCAGCCTCTCGAGCCTGACCTATATGGCCGTGGATTGTTTCGATCATACGCTGGGTACCGAAGCGGCCTACAATGCTGAGCTGGCCCGCTATCCGCGTTATGCCGCCTACATGGACCGCTGGGACAGCTACGTCTGTCGGTGGCTGGGTTCCGCCGACCAGCCCCTGCCTCCCCTGGAGCCTCCTGCCGCCCCCACTCTGATACTCGCCGGTGAGCTGGATCCGGTGACTCCGGCGCAATGGGCCCGCGATGTGGCTCGCCGCTGGCCTGATGCGCAGCTCCATATCGCCGACGACGTAGGCCACTCGGTGATCTGGTCGGATACCTGTGCAGAGGCCGCACTGGGGCGGTTTCTGGATCATCCGGAACGGGACTGGGTGCCGGAGTGTATTGCGGAGAATGAGAAGTAG
- a CDS encoding substrate-binding periplasmic protein: MVVPVVAWYRLLGVGVTVAIIWSGSSWAARGGDEPLVVRYPDMSSPLDQRNTYFEDLLRLALDKTRDDFGDYRLQAVPLRVPQGRILRLLSAGEQVDVLWSMTTRNRERHLRPVRIPLTKGMVGYRLLVVRASDHARFADTKTVEDLARHVAGQAADWPDTDILRHNELPVTTSGYFSLFTMLQHGRIDYIPRALSEPWVEVAQRSELDLKVEPTLLLYYPAASYFFVRRQNTALAQRLEQGLERAIADGSFDELFYQHPSHRPVFKRGELSDRRVLRLTNPLLPESVPLNRPELWWRPETLSATEIDRDDSEVSEP; this comes from the coding sequence ATGGTGGTCCCGGTGGTTGCGTGGTATCGACTTCTCGGCGTCGGGGTGACCGTCGCGATCATCTGGAGCGGCTCCAGTTGGGCGGCGCGGGGTGGCGATGAACCGCTGGTGGTGCGCTATCCGGATATGAGTAGTCCTCTGGATCAGCGGAACACCTATTTTGAGGATCTGTTGCGCCTGGCGCTGGATAAAACCCGTGACGACTTTGGCGATTACCGTCTCCAGGCGGTTCCTCTGCGCGTCCCTCAGGGGCGTATACTCCGGTTGCTGTCCGCCGGCGAGCAAGTGGATGTGCTCTGGAGTATGACCACGCGCAATCGGGAGCGGCACTTGCGGCCCGTGCGCATTCCGCTGACAAAGGGGATGGTGGGGTATCGTTTGCTGGTGGTACGAGCGAGTGACCACGCCCGTTTTGCCGACACGAAAACGGTCGAAGATCTCGCCCGGCATGTGGCCGGTCAGGCGGCCGACTGGCCGGACACGGACATTCTCCGGCACAACGAACTGCCCGTGACCACCAGTGGTTATTTTTCGCTTTTCACCATGTTGCAGCACGGGCGCATTGATTATATTCCCCGCGCCCTGAGTGAACCCTGGGTCGAAGTGGCGCAGCGCTCGGAGCTCGATCTGAAGGTCGAGCCGACGTTGTTGCTGTATTACCCGGCGGCGAGCTATTTTTTCGTCCGTCGCCAGAACACCGCTTTGGCGCAACGTCTGGAACAGGGGCTTGAACGGGCGATTGCGGATGGCAGTTTCGATGAGCTTTTCTATCAACACCCCAGTCATCGGCCGGTCTTCAAACGCGGTGAGTTATCCGATCGGCGAGTGCTGAGGCTGACCAATCCCCTGTTGCCGGAGTCTGTGCCTTTGAACCGACCGGAGTTGTGGTGGCGCCCCGAAACCCTGAGTGCTACTGAAATCGACCGCGACGACTCCGAGGTGTCTGAACCATGA
- a CDS encoding NAD(P)H-dependent glycerol-3-phosphate dehydrogenase, which translates to MTQELTVAVLGGGSFGTAIANIIAENGVRTFLWMRDSASAAETQAARENRRYLPGQRLADGLEVTSDLDRAVSGSDLVFVSIPSHSFRAVTRQIAPLLRKEAMVISTAKGIEPKGFTLMSQVLEQELPEHAIGVLSGPNFAKEIVARQQTGTVIASESEALIRQVQSCLRSETFRVYANPDRYGVELGGALKNIYAIVCGMAAALGAGHNTQAMLLTRSLAEMGRFAAAMGANPMTFLGLAGVGDLILTCTSDLSRNYRVGYALGQGQPLEQVIQGLGQVAEGVNTLRQVKQKADELGVYMPLVSGLFAVLFEGEAIADVARKLMLGEQNHDVEYMGAH; encoded by the coding sequence ATGACCCAAGAGCTCACGGTGGCCGTACTCGGAGGCGGAAGCTTCGGAACGGCCATTGCCAACATTATTGCCGAAAACGGCGTTCGCACCTTTCTCTGGATGCGTGACTCCGCCAGCGCCGCCGAGACCCAGGCGGCGCGGGAGAATCGGCGCTATCTGCCCGGACAGCGGCTGGCTGACGGTCTGGAGGTGACATCGGATCTCGACCGGGCGGTGTCCGGCAGCGATCTGGTATTCGTGTCTATTCCCAGTCACTCCTTTCGGGCGGTAACCCGGCAGATTGCACCGCTACTGCGAAAAGAGGCAATGGTGATCAGTACGGCCAAGGGCATTGAGCCAAAGGGCTTTACTCTGATGAGTCAGGTTCTTGAGCAGGAGTTGCCTGAACATGCCATTGGGGTGCTCAGCGGCCCGAACTTCGCCAAGGAAATTGTGGCCCGACAACAGACCGGCACGGTCATTGCCAGTGAGAGCGAGGCACTGATTCGACAGGTCCAGAGCTGTCTGCGCTCCGAGACCTTCCGGGTCTACGCCAACCCTGACCGGTATGGCGTTGAACTCGGTGGTGCGTTGAAAAACATTTATGCCATTGTATGCGGTATGGCTGCGGCGCTGGGGGCGGGGCACAACACCCAGGCGATGCTGTTGACCCGCAGTCTGGCGGAAATGGGGCGCTTTGCCGCTGCTATGGGGGCCAACCCGATGACGTTCCTGGGCCTGGCCGGCGTGGGCGATCTGATTCTTACCTGCACCTCGGACCTCAGCCGCAACTATCGGGTGGGCTATGCGCTCGGGCAGGGTCAGCCCCTGGAGCAGGTCATCCAGGGGTTGGGGCAGGTCGCCGAGGGGGTTAACACGCTGCGTCAGGTCAAACAGAAGGCGGACGAGCTGGGCGTTTATATGCCTCTTGTTTCGGGGCTTTTTGCGGTACTATTTGAGGGTGAGGCAATCGCTGATGTCGCCCGGAAACTGATGCTGGGCGAACAAAACCACGACGTGGAATATATGGGAGCGCACTAA
- a CDS encoding flavin reductase family protein has translation MQDTPKQNEVDRQREAELGMAMKMGMRRLASGVSVLSTRSDDGERHAMTVSSVTSVSDNPASLLVCVNKQVALEGHLSTPGTPFAINILGADQQAISNRCAGFEGNQPRFSIGDWRQGRGEVPYLADAQATFFCESDQILTYGTHHIVVARIHEVKLGELAVDPLIYVDGGYSSLVPR, from the coding sequence ATGCAGGATACCCCCAAGCAAAACGAGGTCGATCGCCAGCGGGAGGCCGAACTGGGTATGGCGATGAAGATGGGGATGCGTCGCCTGGCGTCCGGCGTATCGGTGCTGTCCACCCGTTCCGACGATGGTGAGCGTCATGCCATGACGGTCTCCTCGGTCACGTCGGTGTCAGACAACCCCGCGTCCCTGCTGGTCTGCGTGAATAAACAGGTGGCGCTGGAGGGACATCTATCCACTCCCGGGACACCTTTTGCCATCAATATATTGGGCGCCGACCAGCAGGCCATTTCAAATCGATGCGCCGGCTTTGAGGGGAATCAGCCCCGTTTCAGTATCGGAGATTGGCGCCAGGGGCGGGGCGAGGTGCCTTACCTGGCGGACGCTCAGGCAACCTTCTTCTGCGAGTCGGACCAGATACTGACCTATGGCACCCATCACATTGTGGTAGCCCGGATTCACGAAGTGAAACTCGGGGAGTTGGCCGTCGATCCGTTGATTTATGTTGATGGTGGCTACAGCTCACTCGTGCCCCGCTGA
- a CDS encoding methyltransferase domain-containing protein: MALVWLRQRGEDRYEVRRAGNSLRLYTNGVFHSQYNPAEPVTGSVWDLLLLPAFALRSGRPSRVLLLGVGGGAVVCQLNRFLSPDLIVGVELNPVHLQVAREVFGASAANVCLLEADAREWLAHYRGPGFDLVIDDLFGHVGGEAERAIAADANWCSALWSVVAPGGALVMNFESEAQLRASACCKDRVIRRHWAEAQRFSTPHYVNAIGAFFRQAPEWEAFDARLQAHPELDQRRAQCRLRYRRRTLR; the protein is encoded by the coding sequence GTGGCACTGGTCTGGCTGCGTCAGCGGGGTGAGGATCGCTATGAGGTCCGTCGGGCGGGTAACAGTCTGCGTCTGTACACCAACGGTGTGTTTCACAGTCAGTACAATCCCGCCGAGCCGGTGACCGGCAGCGTTTGGGACCTGTTGTTGCTGCCCGCCTTTGCACTTCGGTCGGGTCGTCCGTCGAGGGTGTTGTTGTTGGGTGTGGGCGGTGGTGCCGTGGTGTGCCAGCTCAATCGGTTTTTGAGCCCGGACCTGATTGTCGGTGTTGAATTGAACCCGGTGCATTTGCAGGTGGCGCGAGAGGTGTTCGGTGCCTCGGCGGCCAATGTCTGCCTGTTGGAGGCGGACGCGCGGGAATGGCTGGCCCACTATCGAGGGCCGGGATTTGATCTGGTGATTGACGATCTGTTCGGTCATGTGGGCGGCGAAGCGGAGCGCGCCATTGCGGCTGATGCAAACTGGTGCAGCGCGCTTTGGTCGGTGGTGGCGCCGGGCGGTGCTCTGGTGATGAATTTCGAAAGCGAGGCGCAGCTGCGTGCGTCGGCGTGCTGCAAAGATCGCGTGATTCGCCGACACTGGGCCGAGGCGCAGCGCTTCAGCACGCCGCACTACGTCAATGCGATTGGCGCCTTCTTTCGGCAGGCACCGGAGTGGGAGGCGTTTGACGCTCGGTTGCAGGCGCATCCCGAACTGGACCAGCGGCGGGCGCAATGCCGGCTGCGTTATCGCCGCCGGACGTTGCGTTAG
- the folD gene encoding bifunctional methylenetetrahydrofolate dehydrogenase/methenyltetrahydrofolate cyclohydrolase FolD produces MPAQILDGKALAKKTEQELAQRVADLKARSDGQAPILATILVGDDPASATYVKMKGNACERIGMESLRIELPASTTTDELLAKIDELNNDPNVHGILLQHPVPAQIDERRCFDAISLEKDVDGVTCLGFGRMSMGEEAYGCATPKGIMRLLDAYDIELEGKHAVVVGRSAILGKPMAMMLLGANATVTICHSRTRNLPELVRQADIVVGAVGRPEFIKADWIKDGAVVVDAGYHPEKVGDIELEPLVDRVSAYTPVPGGVGPMTINTLIYQTVESGEKSIGQ; encoded by the coding sequence ATGCCAGCACAGATTCTCGACGGTAAAGCCCTCGCCAAAAAAACCGAGCAAGAGCTCGCCCAGCGTGTTGCTGATCTCAAAGCCCGCAGCGACGGCCAGGCCCCTATTCTGGCCACCATTCTGGTGGGTGATGATCCGGCCTCGGCCACCTACGTGAAAATGAAGGGCAACGCCTGTGAGCGCATTGGCATGGAATCCCTGCGCATTGAGCTGCCGGCGAGCACCACCACCGACGAGCTGCTCGCCAAAATCGACGAGTTGAACAACGATCCCAATGTGCACGGCATTCTGCTGCAGCACCCGGTCCCGGCGCAGATTGACGAGCGTCGCTGCTTCGACGCCATCAGTCTGGAAAAAGACGTCGACGGCGTCACCTGTCTCGGTTTTGGTCGTATGAGCATGGGCGAGGAAGCCTACGGCTGTGCGACCCCCAAAGGCATCATGCGCCTGCTGGACGCCTACGACATCGAACTGGAAGGCAAGCACGCCGTCGTGGTTGGTCGCAGCGCCATACTGGGCAAGCCCATGGCCATGATGCTGCTCGGGGCCAATGCCACCGTGACCATCTGCCACTCCCGCACCAGAAACCTGCCCGAGCTGGTTCGCCAGGCCGATATCGTCGTGGGCGCCGTTGGCCGCCCGGAATTCATCAAAGCGGACTGGATCAAAGACGGCGCCGTAGTGGTCGATGCCGGCTACCATCCGGAAAAAGTGGGCGACATTGAACTCGAACCCCTGGTCGACCGGGTCAGTGCCTATACCCCGGTGCCCGGCGGCGTCGGCCCCATGACCATCAATACCCTGATTTACCAGACCGTAGAGTCCGGCGAAAAGAGCATCGGCCAGTAG
- a CDS encoding pseudouridine synthase, which yields MAMRLDKYISQCTGLSRKGVRIALYGKRVQVDGVTTKSVSQALTGNEQVTLDGELLTLPRARYLMLHKPAGTLSATRDNSQPCVLDLLPPELADGLQIVGRLDKDTTGLLLLTDDGTWNHRITSPRRACAKVYDVTTADPIAPDVAKQFAEGILLNNESKPTLPATLEPLEERRARVTIQEGRYHQVKRMFAATGNRVVELHRLAVGGIVLDPELAPGDFRPLTEDEIARV from the coding sequence ATGGCCATGCGCCTGGACAAATACATCAGCCAATGCACCGGCCTGTCCCGCAAGGGCGTACGTATCGCCCTCTACGGCAAGCGGGTGCAGGTCGATGGTGTCACCACCAAAAGTGTCAGCCAGGCACTGACGGGGAACGAGCAGGTCACGCTGGACGGCGAACTACTCACCCTCCCCCGGGCCCGCTACCTGATGCTGCACAAACCGGCAGGCACGCTCAGTGCCACCCGGGACAACAGCCAGCCCTGCGTGTTGGATCTGCTGCCGCCGGAACTGGCCGACGGCCTGCAGATTGTCGGCCGTCTGGACAAAGACACCACCGGCTTGTTGCTGCTGACCGACGACGGCACCTGGAATCACCGGATCACCTCCCCTCGGCGCGCCTGCGCCAAAGTGTATGACGTCACCACCGCCGACCCCATTGCGCCAGACGTCGCCAAGCAGTTTGCCGAAGGCATTCTGCTCAACAATGAAAGCAAGCCGACCCTGCCGGCCACCTTGGAGCCACTGGAAGAGCGGCGCGCGCGAGTCACGATTCAGGAAGGTCGCTACCATCAGGTCAAACGCATGTTCGCCGCCACGGGGAATCGGGTCGTTGAACTGCATCGACTCGCCGTGGGCGGGATTGTGCTCGACCCCGAATTGGCGCCCGGCGACTTCCGTCCGCTGACCGAGGATGAAATCGCCCGTGTCTGA
- a CDS encoding DUF6795 domain-containing protein — MSLFDIGKVCVFSEFKARVTVNGEPLKNAVVIRRWEWLEPQQDRTTTDENGYFTFPAAFERSIMNRALPIELVIAQGIYVETEGEVKKIWSNSKREPEENAELGGQPINLSCELTNDMKITRQYGSIMNTLCTRSE, encoded by the coding sequence ATGTCCCTGTTTGATATCGGAAAAGTCTGTGTATTTTCTGAGTTTAAGGCCAGAGTTACGGTGAACGGAGAGCCGTTGAAAAACGCCGTTGTTATCAGAAGGTGGGAGTGGCTTGAACCTCAGCAAGATAGAACAACTACCGACGAAAATGGTTACTTTACATTCCCTGCGGCGTTTGAGCGTTCCATTATGAATAGAGCGTTGCCGATCGAGCTGGTCATCGCTCAAGGAATCTACGTAGAAACAGAAGGTGAAGTAAAGAAAATCTGGTCAAACTCAAAACGCGAACCAGAAGAAAACGCCGAATTGGGAGGCCAGCCAATCAACCTCTCTTGCGAACTGACCAATGACATGAAAATAACCCGTCAGTACGGATCGATCATGAATACACTTTGCACAAGGAGTGAGTAG